A genomic region of Exiguobacterium sp. Helios contains the following coding sequences:
- a CDS encoding mechanosensitive ion channel, whose amino-acid sequence MNNFWNTTSFDVNGILGTLGNILGALIVFLIGWLIAKLIANGIQKALEKSGVVNKLSPQKEGTPPQKKKWTPEKIIGTVIFWVLMVFVLILVFNILNLNIIAGPLADTMSTLLAAIPNILKAALILLLAYVIAVVLRMVIVKGGTKLMSNEKVRSNKMLQGQTDLSNYPKIAGEIVFYLVLLLFLPGVLGALNIESVSEPFSQLLSSFLAFIPRLIAAAAIFFVGFLVAKIVRDIVTNFLHAVGTDKFASRFNIGTNEQKDTKSLSSILGTVVFILILIPITISALDQLNIKGITGPAINMLNDVLGMIPNIIIGVVLILVGLYVGRFVKKFVADLLSRLGFNNLTRHLKIGNWDANNASTSPSSIVGSLVEIVIVVLFVVEAFNLIGLNFMVDLGRAVLAFLPSVLTAIIILAIGIIISNLVKRTMDSLFANSDLKVLSSVAKYAILALAVFMALDQLGVAATIVNSAFILILGAVALAFGLAFGLGGRDNASRYLDRLQKKAENADIDTSNLPSNNTLSASTKPSLKEAAKGAASKAADDVTPDQAPKASKPSSSTNVNPTHGTPKGALPENDLAQQDDYPIDPDTNRGPNLDHPNDRP is encoded by the coding sequence ATGAACAACTTTTGGAACACGACGTCATTTGACGTCAACGGGATTCTAGGAACTCTCGGAAACATTTTAGGAGCACTTATCGTCTTCTTGATTGGATGGCTGATTGCGAAACTGATCGCAAACGGTATTCAAAAGGCATTGGAAAAATCGGGTGTCGTCAACAAATTGTCACCACAAAAAGAAGGTACACCACCACAAAAGAAAAAGTGGACGCCTGAAAAAATTATCGGGACAGTCATTTTCTGGGTCTTGATGGTTTTCGTTCTCATCCTCGTCTTTAACATCTTGAACTTGAACATCATCGCAGGACCGCTTGCGGATACGATGAGCACATTGCTCGCAGCGATCCCGAACATCCTGAAAGCAGCATTGATTCTTCTTCTTGCTTACGTCATCGCGGTCGTACTGCGCATGGTTATCGTCAAAGGCGGAACGAAATTGATGTCGAACGAAAAAGTCCGTTCGAACAAAATGCTTCAAGGTCAAACGGATCTTTCGAACTATCCGAAGATTGCAGGCGAAATCGTCTTCTATCTTGTCTTGTTATTGTTCCTACCGGGTGTACTGGGTGCGCTCAACATTGAAAGTGTTTCTGAGCCGTTCAGCCAATTACTCTCGTCGTTCCTTGCTTTCATCCCACGTCTGATTGCTGCAGCAGCGATCTTCTTCGTCGGATTCCTCGTTGCGAAAATCGTTCGCGATATCGTCACGAACTTCCTGCATGCAGTCGGTACAGACAAATTTGCTTCACGCTTCAACATCGGTACAAACGAACAAAAAGATACAAAATCACTTTCTTCCATCTTAGGTACAGTCGTCTTCATCCTGATCTTAATCCCGATCACGATTTCGGCACTTGACCAGCTCAACATCAAAGGGATTACAGGACCAGCCATCAACATGTTAAATGATGTTCTTGGTATGATTCCGAACATCATTATCGGTGTCGTCTTGATCCTTGTCGGTCTTTATGTCGGTCGTTTCGTTAAGAAATTCGTCGCAGACCTCTTGTCACGCCTCGGTTTCAATAACTTAACACGCCACTTGAAAATCGGTAACTGGGATGCAAACAATGCCTCGACATCCCCATCATCCATCGTTGGATCACTCGTTGAAATCGTCATCGTCGTCTTGTTCGTCGTTGAAGCATTCAATCTGATCGGTCTCAACTTCATGGTTGATCTCGGTCGCGCGGTTCTTGCTTTCCTTCCAAGCGTCTTGACAGCGATCATCATCTTGGCCATCGGTATCATCATCAGCAACTTGGTGAAACGTACAATGGACAGCCTGTTTGCGAACTCGGATTTAAAAGTTCTTTCAAGCGTCGCAAAATATGCCATCCTTGCTCTTGCTGTCTTCATGGCACTTGATCAACTTGGTGTTGCTGCTACAATCGTTAACTCAGCGTTCATCTTGATCCTCGGTGCTGTTGCTCTTGCTTTCGGACTCGCGTTTGGCTTAGGTGGCCGTGATAATGCATCACGTTACCTCGATCGTCTCCAGAAAAAAGCAGAGAATGCAGATATCGACACATCGAACCTGCCATCAAACAACACATTGTCTGCTTCGACGAAGCCAAGCTTAAAAGAAGCAGCAAAAGGTGCCGCGTCAAAAGCAGCAGATGACGTCACACCAGATCAAGCACCAAAAGCTTCTAAACCATCATCTTCTACGAACGTGAACCCGACACACGGTACACCAAAAGGGGCACTTCCTGAAAATGATTTAGCACAACAAGACGATTACCCGATCGATCCGGACACGAACCGTGGTCCGAACTTAGATCACCCGAATGATCGTCCGTAA